A section of the Kiritimatiellia bacterium genome encodes:
- a CDS encoding peptide chain release factor-like protein, producing MTAAHAHLPLDRALARRLAALHIREEDLDERFVRGGGPGGQKINKASSCVVLRHRPTGIEVRCDRERSQAVNRQLARRKLCDRLEAWQRQSSAADRTQRERARRQTRRPPRSAQLRRLHHKRRRAERKAERRRPTVDE from the coding sequence ATGACGGCGGCCCACGCACATCTCCCGTTGGACCGCGCGCTCGCGCGCCGATTGGCCGCACTGCACATCCGTGAGGAGGACCTCGACGAGCGGTTTGTCCGCGGCGGCGGCCCCGGCGGGCAGAAGATCAACAAGGCCTCGTCCTGCGTGGTATTGCGGCACCGACCCACCGGCATCGAAGTGCGCTGTGACCGCGAACGGTCGCAGGCCGTCAACCGGCAGCTCGCGCGGCGGAAGCTGTGTGACCGACTCGAGGCATGGCAGCGGCAGAGCAGCGCGGCCGACCGCACGCAGCGGGAACGTGCGCGGCGGCAAACGCGCCGGCCGCCGCGTTCCGCTCAGCTGCGGCGACTTCATCACAAACGCCGCCGTGCCGAGCGAAAGGCTGAGCGACGGCGCCCGACGGTGGACGAATGA
- a CDS encoding glycosyltransferase family 39 protein, whose amino-acid sequence MKPNRHPQRYLYGAISLGVLALLLLLPGSRTLPLLDRDEPRFSRATIEMIERGDWVVPWFNGQYRFDKPVLTYWLMRAGYAVFGRNELGARAHAVFTAALMAALLYRMGLRWWSEGAGMAAGLTWLFALQVFIHGRAAVADMPMVLAVTAAHEALWHLLAGEGAGPRRGWWWQLWLSLSVGFLAKGPVAILVPLVTLLLWRWGLERRPLRWRNLGALRGALLALAVIAPWGLLALLRTGGEFWRIGIGHHVVRRGLEAFDGRPFIPFYYLPTALFSYFPWVAWVGAAVVAARRDRTPLTRFLLSWWLSPYLIFFAYTTQLPHYILPGMPAFFLLLGRAADPRAGMIARGAADLPRWARRWRTGVIALGGTLIVLATAAAALARGDPLLGPLAPLLVGFALLLLGLLTAQWLYPRPSSPVMVAAVLLLAVGGGVFARTLRELSAGPALQAMLGRLPAGTECIWHRYQEPSTVFYTGCRWRAASGVEEIRDRMRTPGPRVVLSAAERLDVDDLLRTRLAERGWGRPKRARSDWSAELERLALPGYRRRDLRVFVIGTGSWYTLSVFDNLETAGGGPSPASP is encoded by the coding sequence ATGAAGCCGAACCGGCACCCTCAGCGGTATCTCTACGGCGCGATCTCCCTGGGCGTGTTGGCGCTGCTGTTGTTGCTGCCCGGCAGCCGGACCCTGCCGCTGCTGGACCGCGACGAGCCGCGATTTTCCCGCGCCACCATCGAAATGATCGAGCGCGGCGACTGGGTCGTGCCCTGGTTCAACGGCCAGTACCGCTTCGATAAGCCGGTGCTGACCTACTGGCTCATGCGCGCCGGCTACGCGGTGTTCGGCCGCAACGAGCTGGGCGCACGCGCACACGCGGTGTTCACCGCCGCGCTGATGGCCGCGCTGCTCTACCGAATGGGCCTTCGCTGGTGGAGCGAAGGCGCCGGCATGGCGGCGGGGTTGACGTGGCTGTTTGCGCTGCAGGTCTTCATCCATGGCCGCGCCGCGGTGGCCGACATGCCCATGGTGCTGGCGGTGACCGCCGCACACGAGGCGCTCTGGCATCTGCTGGCTGGCGAAGGAGCCGGCCCGCGGCGTGGCTGGTGGTGGCAACTGTGGTTGTCGCTGTCGGTTGGATTTCTCGCAAAAGGGCCGGTCGCGATCCTGGTGCCGCTGGTGACGCTGTTGTTGTGGCGATGGGGACTGGAACGGCGCCCGTTGCGCTGGCGCAACCTCGGTGCGCTGCGGGGCGCGTTGCTAGCGCTCGCGGTGATCGCGCCGTGGGGACTGCTCGCCCTCCTGCGCACCGGCGGCGAGTTCTGGCGCATCGGCATCGGCCACCACGTAGTGCGGCGGGGACTGGAAGCGTTCGACGGCCGCCCGTTCATTCCCTTCTACTACCTGCCGACCGCGCTGTTCAGCTATTTTCCCTGGGTCGCCTGGGTCGGCGCGGCGGTGGTGGCCGCGCGACGTGACCGTACGCCACTGACGCGCTTTCTTTTGAGCTGGTGGCTTTCGCCTTACCTGATTTTCTTCGCCTACACGACGCAGCTGCCCCACTACATCCTGCCCGGCATGCCCGCGTTCTTCTTGCTGCTGGGCCGCGCGGCGGATCCGCGGGCGGGCATGATCGCGCGCGGCGCGGCCGACCTGCCCCGCTGGGCTCGGCGCTGGCGCACCGGCGTGATCGCGCTGGGCGGCACGCTGATCGTGTTGGCGACGGCAGCCGCAGCGCTCGCCCGGGGTGACCCCCTGCTCGGCCCGCTTGCGCCCCTGCTTGTCGGTTTCGCGCTGTTGCTGCTGGGTCTGCTCACCGCGCAGTGGCTCTACCCGCGGCCGAGCTCGCCGGTGATGGTTGCCGCAGTGCTACTGCTGGCGGTCGGCGGCGGCGTGTTCGCCCGCACGCTCCGCGAGCTTTCCGCCGGCCCCGCACTGCAGGCGATGCTGGGGCGGCTGCCGGCCGGTACCGAGTGTATCTGGCACCGCTACCAAGAGCCCTCCACCGTTTTTTACACCGGCTGCCGCTGGCGCGCCGCCAGCGGCGTCGAGGAGATCCGCGACCGGATGCGAACCCCCGGCCCCCGCGTGGTGCTCTCCGCCGCAGAACGGCTCGATGTGGACGACCTGCTGCGCACGCGGCTGGCGGAACGCGGCTGGGGTCGGCCGAAGCGCGCACGCAGCGACTGGAGCGCCGAACTGGAACGTCTGGCGCTGCCGGGCTACCGCCGCCGCGATCTCCGCGTGTTCGTGATTGGCACTGGCTCGTGGTACACACTGTCCGTCTTCGATAATCTGGAGACCGCCGGCGGCGGCCCGTCGCCGGCCAGTCCATGA
- a CDS encoding penicillin-binding protein activator LpoB, with protein sequence MTRSIWWMLVGAAVMAGGAGCAAFRAKISEVDVEQTRHMSARYDYSDMRAISQRVTAAMVSEFLQKHAEPPVMMIAGVQNRTSQYVDTKNLTDRVRTLLIQSGRARFVNEARREDLLKEQGYTAANATPETQIAIGRQLGARYMISGSLTEMKDESPRQVRVSKTKVNYYKLTFEVTDLETAEIKWIHEEEFAREARLPLIGW encoded by the coding sequence ATGACTCGCAGCATATGGTGGATGCTGGTCGGGGCGGCGGTGATGGCGGGGGGAGCCGGGTGCGCCGCGTTCCGGGCGAAGATCAGCGAGGTGGACGTCGAGCAGACACGGCACATGAGCGCGCGCTATGACTACAGCGACATGCGCGCGATTTCGCAGCGGGTGACCGCGGCGATGGTGAGCGAGTTTCTGCAGAAACACGCCGAGCCACCGGTGATGATGATTGCGGGGGTGCAGAATCGCACCAGCCAGTACGTGGATACCAAGAACCTCACCGATCGCGTGCGGACGCTGCTGATCCAGAGCGGCCGGGCCCGGTTTGTGAACGAGGCACGGCGGGAGGATCTGCTCAAGGAGCAGGGCTATACCGCCGCGAACGCAACGCCGGAAACCCAGATCGCGATCGGACGGCAGCTCGGTGCGCGTTACATGATCAGCGGCTCGCTGACGGAGATGAAGGACGAGTCGCCGCGGCAGGTGCGGGTGTCGAAGACGAAGGTCAACTACTACAAGCTCACCTTCGAGGTCACCGATTTGGAGACCGCCGAGATCAAGTGGATTCATGAGGAGGAGTTCGCGCGCGAGGCGCGGCTGCCGCTGATCGGCTGGTGA
- a CDS encoding Gfo/Idh/MocA family oxidoreductase produces the protein MNRRTFLQTTAAGVAASVAVRGAETATANEPLRLGLIGCGWYGGVLLDAAHRAGGVEVASLCDVDARHLEDTARKIAARQNDRRPRTFKHYEEMLSAGGLDAVIIATPPHWHALQFLAALEAGLHVYLEKPLAYDIRECQAMVRAAEARPKQVVQIGFQRRQSPAFQQVREFIGQGGLGTVRQLEAQIHYAAGLLDSTPQDPPPELDWELWCGPGPKLRYSPQVGHKAWRLEREVGHGHLADWGIHLIDAARVLLTAAIPRRVAASGALVRYAGRITTPDTMSAWFEFGDVPLVWRHRLWGAQEHDPDTQNGIFIYGDEGTVFVTDQRWIFTPRGKPAERKVTEAKADLAREHMQEFLDAVRGRRPAGCSTRDGAASTIAVKLAMIAMDLGRTVEWDANREQAVGEDAVARMKREYRAPWRHPWSG, from the coding sequence ATGAACCGGCGAACCTTCCTGCAAACTACGGCGGCCGGCGTCGCCGCCAGCGTTGCGGTCCGCGGCGCGGAAACGGCCACCGCGAACGAACCGCTGCGCCTCGGTCTGATCGGCTGCGGCTGGTACGGCGGCGTGCTGCTCGATGCCGCACACCGCGCCGGCGGCGTCGAGGTCGCCAGCCTCTGCGATGTGGACGCCCGCCACCTCGAGGATACCGCCAGAAAGATCGCCGCGCGCCAGAACGACCGACGGCCGCGCACCTTCAAGCATTACGAGGAGATGCTTTCCGCCGGCGGGCTGGACGCGGTGATCATCGCCACTCCCCCCCACTGGCACGCGCTGCAGTTCCTCGCCGCGCTTGAAGCGGGTCTGCACGTATACCTCGAAAAACCGCTCGCCTATGACATCCGTGAGTGCCAGGCGATGGTCCGCGCCGCCGAGGCGCGACCCAAGCAGGTCGTTCAAATTGGCTTCCAACGCCGGCAGAGCCCCGCCTTCCAGCAGGTCCGCGAGTTTATCGGGCAGGGCGGCCTCGGCACGGTGCGCCAGCTCGAGGCGCAGATCCACTACGCCGCCGGTCTGCTGGACTCCACCCCGCAGGACCCACCGCCCGAGCTGGACTGGGAGCTCTGGTGCGGCCCCGGCCCGAAGCTGCGCTACTCACCCCAGGTTGGCCACAAGGCGTGGCGGCTGGAGCGCGAGGTGGGACACGGCCATCTCGCGGACTGGGGCATTCACCTGATCGATGCCGCGCGCGTACTTCTGACTGCGGCGATTCCACGTCGCGTTGCCGCCAGCGGCGCACTGGTCCGATATGCTGGCCGGATCACCACGCCGGACACCATGAGCGCGTGGTTTGAGTTCGGCGATGTCCCGCTGGTCTGGCGCCACCGCCTGTGGGGTGCGCAGGAACACGATCCCGACACACAAAACGGCATCTTCATTTACGGTGACGAAGGCACCGTGTTCGTCACCGATCAGCGCTGGATCTTCACACCGCGCGGCAAACCGGCGGAACGCAAAGTGACCGAAGCCAAGGCCGATCTCGCCCGCGAACACATGCAGGAGTTCCTGGACGCGGTGCGTGGGCGCCGTCCCGCCGGCTGCAGCACACGCGACGGTGCGGCATCAACGATCGCGGTGAAGCTGGCGATGATTGCGATGGACCTGGGCCGAACTGTCGAATGGGACGCGAATCGCGAACAGGCCGTCGGCGAGGATGCGGTCGCGCGAATGAAGCGGGAGTACCGCGCGCCATGGCGCCACCCGTGGAGCGGGTGA
- a CDS encoding cupin domain-containing protein → MSASADLRNRVLKLSALVDYGPGAVVSRTLLDHPAGTLTVFAFDAGQGLSEHTAPYDATVEVVEGTGEFKVGNTVHTVRDGELLIMPAGVPHSVRARERFKMLLIMIRSRPAG, encoded by the coding sequence ATGTCCGCTTCCGCTGACCTGCGCAATCGGGTGCTGAAACTCTCCGCACTGGTGGACTACGGACCCGGCGCGGTGGTGAGCCGTACACTGCTGGACCATCCGGCGGGCACGCTGACCGTGTTTGCGTTCGACGCCGGCCAGGGACTGAGCGAACACACCGCGCCCTACGATGCGACCGTTGAAGTGGTGGAGGGCACCGGCGAGTTCAAGGTCGGCAACACGGTGCACACCGTGCGGGACGGCGAGCTGCTGATCATGCCGGCAGGCGTACCGCACTCGGTGCGGGCCCGAGAGCGCTTCAAGATGCTCTTGATCATGATCCGCAGCCGTCCCGCTGGCTGA
- a CDS encoding anaerobic ribonucleoside-triphosphate reductase activating protein has translation MSCARTHSSPDGAVRIGIAASLRSPSLVDWPGRMAAVLLVPRCNLRCGYCHNRALLELSADPMPSEVLGACLARFRELWVDAVVLSGGEPTLADDLPEVIGRLRSAGFRVKLDTNGTRPDRLAEVIGELDYVAMDLKCAPHNYPARLGWAAVDRLQESAELIRRCAPDYEFRTTVVPGWHDDAEMDAIADWARGARRWVLQAFEPREDLPDPALRQTPRTPAARLRELRDRYRGLVNELLVRGDEPAAVLSQRDGCGS, from the coding sequence ATGAGTTGCGCTCGAACCCACTCCTCTCCCGACGGCGCGGTCCGCATCGGCATTGCCGCGTCGCTGCGGTCGCCGTCCCTGGTCGACTGGCCCGGCCGGATGGCGGCGGTCCTGCTGGTGCCCCGCTGCAATCTGCGCTGCGGGTACTGCCACAACCGCGCGCTGCTGGAGCTGTCCGCCGACCCGATGCCGTCGGAAGTGCTCGGCGCGTGTCTGGCACGGTTTCGGGAGCTGTGGGTGGATGCGGTCGTGCTCAGCGGCGGAGAGCCGACGCTCGCGGACGACCTGCCGGAGGTGATCGGGCGGCTGCGCTCCGCCGGGTTTCGCGTGAAGCTCGACACCAACGGCACCCGCCCCGACCGCCTCGCTGAAGTGATCGGCGAGTTGGACTACGTCGCGATGGATTTGAAGTGCGCCCCCCACAACTACCCGGCTCGACTCGGCTGGGCGGCGGTGGATCGTCTGCAGGAGTCAGCCGAGCTGATCCGGCGATGCGCGCCAGACTATGAGTTCCGCACCACCGTCGTTCCCGGTTGGCACGATGACGCGGAGATGGATGCGATCGCGGACTGGGCGCGGGGCGCGCGGCGGTGGGTGTTGCAGGCGTTTGAACCGCGGGAGGATCTGCCCGACCCCGCGCTGCGCCAGACACCGCGCACACCGGCGGCGCGGCTGCGGGAACTGCGCGACCGCTACCGCGGACTAGTGAACGAGCTGCTGGTGCGCGGCGACGAGCCTGCCGCCGTGCTCAGCCAGCGGGACGGCTGCGGATCATGA
- a CDS encoding GDSL-type esterase/lipase family protein gives MIGAAMRWAEACRGWWVCCAGALLLTVTPALPAARFADQIAAFDREDAARPPPADPIVFTGSSSIRLWTTLTNDFPGAPVLNRGFGGATMRDLLERFDRVVAAYRPRALVVYCGENDVALGRDPIETANDYIELIRRCRLVRPDMKILVVLMKPSPRRWHLWTQFKAANRRIQEICVTEGVAILDVAPAMLGADGCPRPELYRDDRLHLTALGYHQWAEQIREWLRREGLIAPAASLTP, from the coding sequence GTGATCGGCGCGGCAATGCGTTGGGCAGAGGCGTGCCGGGGGTGGTGGGTCTGCTGCGCGGGCGCGCTGCTGCTCACGGTCACGCCGGCGCTGCCCGCCGCCCGGTTCGCAGACCAGATCGCGGCGTTTGACCGGGAGGACGCCGCTCGGCCCCCACCGGCGGATCCGATCGTGTTCACCGGAAGTTCGAGCATCCGACTGTGGACCACGCTGACGAACGATTTCCCGGGGGCGCCCGTGTTGAATCGCGGCTTTGGTGGCGCGACGATGCGAGACCTGCTCGAACGGTTCGACCGGGTCGTCGCGGCCTATCGTCCCCGCGCATTGGTCGTGTACTGCGGCGAAAACGACGTGGCGCTCGGCCGAGATCCGATTGAAACGGCAAATGACTACATTGAGCTGATTCGCCGCTGTCGGCTCGTGCGGCCAGACATGAAGATTCTCGTCGTGCTGATGAAGCCCTCGCCGCGGCGATGGCATCTGTGGACCCAGTTCAAGGCGGCGAACCGTCGGATCCAGGAGATTTGCGTGACCGAAGGGGTGGCGATACTGGACGTCGCACCTGCCATGCTCGGCGCGGACGGCTGCCCCCGACCGGAGCTCTACCGCGATGATCGGCTTCATCTGACCGCCCTGGGCTATCACCAGTGGGCGGAACAAATCCGGGAATGGCTCCGCCGGGAGGGGCTCATCGCCCCCGCGGCGTCGCTCACACCATGA
- a CDS encoding ATP cone domain-containing protein: MSQDGFDGFRKRDGTVVAFRREKIERAVRLAAESVARREGLTFSDDLQRRIADRVIEQLNDPRSEYYVFPDAEGRRIPEIEDVQDLVEITLSEQGCASIVTAYKRYRKQREQARRKIRVRDAVVSGVQDITDASLLLVQSSSDAVVTPWDRRRIVQQLVNRVGLSVEVAASVAKAVENQVIASGLDNITTALIRDLVNNELSLRGLPAQLRDLSVYGVPRDYIEQLMFTKSVENSNIVNNNPEAVNLGIAELVLKQWALDTIFSPEVRRAHHTGAIHLHDLGYPHRVYCSSHSVEYVKKYGLRGLVNLNNESKPARSASVLTGHLNTFLASMQANYAGALGLGYINIFYAPYLVGMTDRQLHQVAQELIFNGAQNAFSRGGQTLFLDFNVHSGVPSYLADVPAIGPGGRYQLRRANGAIEPLEEELHRDGTSPWPRMELYVREPDGTRRCVLREMPDRDGNVQYDPQVDAALAARGERVVRYGDYRREAMAFARALLDVWAEGDRNGRVFEFPKCDFHVSEETFEDPAQLEIFHRACEVASRNGSPYFVFDRDQVTLAACCRLRTTITDAHLLRHPERLRFCGFQNVTINLPQAAYRAARAGRRTLEGFLEEVDATMDLAVAAHLQKRAKIAEMMSGPGHPLWQIGQPACDGRPYVELDKCTYIIGLIGLNDAIQFLTGRQFHESDEALMMGLRVVAHMHLRAKRLSRKHGLKLTLEESPAESAARRLAKSDLIYYRPEAETVVKGGEDAAYYTNSIHLAADAPVPLVERIRKQSMFHPMIESGAIIHAFVGEERPSPGAIAQLVRETLYRTQCAQLTISPEFTYCNRCGHTMRGLRATCTECGSDSVEQETRVVGYFSKIRNWNKSKRHGELPARHRGNYAVEPAGAEEAARWT, from the coding sequence GTGAGTCAGGATGGGTTTGACGGGTTTCGAAAGCGGGACGGCACGGTGGTGGCGTTCCGCCGCGAAAAGATCGAACGGGCGGTGCGGTTGGCGGCGGAGTCGGTGGCGCGGCGTGAGGGGCTCACCTTCTCGGATGACCTGCAGCGCCGAATTGCGGACCGCGTGATCGAACAGCTCAACGACCCGCGCAGCGAGTACTACGTGTTCCCGGACGCGGAGGGTCGGCGGATTCCCGAGATCGAGGACGTGCAGGACCTGGTCGAGATCACGCTCAGCGAACAGGGCTGCGCGTCCATCGTGACCGCCTACAAACGGTACCGCAAACAGCGGGAACAGGCGCGCCGCAAAATCCGCGTGCGGGATGCCGTCGTCAGCGGCGTGCAGGACATCACGGATGCGAGTCTGCTGCTGGTGCAGTCGTCGAGCGACGCGGTCGTGACGCCGTGGGACCGGCGGCGGATCGTGCAGCAGCTGGTGAACCGTGTGGGACTGTCGGTGGAGGTGGCGGCGTCGGTCGCGAAGGCGGTGGAAAACCAGGTGATCGCGAGCGGTCTGGACAACATCACCACCGCGCTGATCCGCGATCTGGTGAACAACGAGCTGTCGCTGCGGGGGCTGCCGGCGCAGCTGCGCGACCTGTCAGTGTACGGCGTGCCGCGCGACTACATCGAGCAGCTGATGTTCACGAAGTCGGTCGAGAACTCGAACATCGTGAACAACAACCCTGAGGCGGTGAACCTCGGCATCGCGGAGCTGGTGCTGAAGCAGTGGGCGCTGGACACGATCTTTTCGCCCGAGGTCCGGCGCGCGCACCACACCGGCGCGATCCACCTGCACGATCTCGGCTACCCGCACCGGGTGTACTGTTCGTCGCATTCGGTGGAGTACGTGAAGAAGTACGGACTGCGGGGGTTGGTGAACCTGAACAACGAGTCGAAGCCCGCGCGCTCCGCGTCGGTGCTGACCGGCCACCTGAACACGTTCTTGGCCTCGATGCAGGCGAACTACGCGGGCGCGCTGGGGCTGGGCTACATCAACATCTTCTATGCTCCGTACCTCGTCGGCATGACCGATCGCCAGCTGCACCAGGTCGCGCAAGAGCTGATTTTCAACGGTGCGCAGAACGCGTTTTCGCGCGGCGGCCAGACGCTCTTTCTCGACTTCAACGTGCACTCCGGCGTGCCGTCGTATCTCGCCGACGTGCCGGCGATCGGTCCGGGGGGCCGCTATCAGTTGCGCCGCGCGAACGGCGCGATCGAACCGCTCGAGGAGGAACTCCACCGCGATGGCACGTCGCCGTGGCCGCGGATGGAACTCTACGTGCGCGAGCCCGACGGTACGCGGCGCTGCGTGCTGCGCGAAATGCCCGACCGCGACGGCAATGTGCAGTACGATCCGCAGGTGGACGCGGCGCTGGCCGCGCGCGGCGAGCGCGTCGTGCGCTACGGCGACTACCGCCGAGAGGCGATGGCGTTTGCGCGCGCGCTGCTGGACGTGTGGGCGGAGGGCGACCGGAACGGCCGGGTGTTTGAGTTCCCCAAATGCGATTTCCACGTCAGCGAGGAGACGTTCGAGGATCCGGCGCAGCTGGAGATCTTTCACCGCGCCTGCGAGGTCGCCAGCCGGAACGGCTCGCCGTACTTCGTGTTCGACCGCGACCAGGTCACGCTGGCCGCTTGCTGCCGGTTGCGCACAACGATCACGGACGCCCATCTGTTGCGCCATCCCGAACGCCTCCGCTTCTGCGGCTTCCAGAACGTGACGATCAACCTTCCGCAGGCCGCCTACCGTGCTGCCCGTGCGGGGCGGCGCACGCTTGAGGGATTTCTCGAGGAGGTGGACGCGACGATGGACCTCGCCGTCGCCGCGCATCTACAGAAGCGCGCGAAGATCGCGGAGATGATGAGCGGGCCGGGCCACCCCCTCTGGCAGATCGGACAACCGGCATGCGACGGCCGGCCCTACGTCGAGCTCGACAAGTGCACCTACATCATCGGGCTGATCGGTCTGAACGATGCGATCCAGTTTCTGACGGGCCGGCAGTTCCATGAGAGCGACGAGGCGCTGATGATGGGACTGCGGGTGGTCGCTCACATGCACCTGCGTGCGAAGCGGCTGAGCCGCAAGCACGGGCTGAAACTCACGCTCGAGGAGTCACCCGCGGAGAGCGCCGCACGTCGGCTCGCCAAGAGCGACCTGATCTATTACCGACCGGAGGCGGAAACGGTGGTGAAGGGCGGTGAGGATGCCGCCTATTACACCAACTCGATTCATCTCGCCGCCGATGCGCCGGTGCCACTGGTGGAGCGCATCCGCAAACAGTCGATGTTCCACCCGATGATTGAGTCCGGCGCGATCATCCATGCGTTCGTCGGCGAAGAGCGGCCGTCGCCCGGCGCAATCGCTCAGCTGGTGCGCGAGACGCTCTACCGGACCCAGTGCGCGCAGCTGACGATTTCGCCCGAGTTCACCTACTGCAACCGCTGCGGGCACACGATGCGCGGGCTGCGCGCCACCTGCACCGAGTGCGGTAGCGACAGCGTCGAACAGGAGACACGAGTGGTCGGCTACTTCAGCAAGATCCGCAACTGGAACAAGTCGAAACGGCACGGCGAGCTGCCGGCCCGCCACCGGGGGAACTACGCAGTGGAGCCGGCGGGCGCGGAGGAGGCGGCGCGGTGGACGTGA
- a CDS encoding sulfite exporter TauE/SafE family protein, translating to MPHRPMSPGAWAAAGAAALLIGMAKCGLPGLGMLAVPLMAMVMPARQSVGALLPILLVGDALGIAFFRQHAKWGWILRLSPWVTAGLVAGAVWLSHLDNDRLRRLLGMLVLGMVALDILRRRLQWERLAHHPLATAAVGVLAGTATTLGNAAGPVMNLYLLARGLPRQEFVGTAAWFFLLVNLTKVPVFVAQQMLTRDLARLTVLMAPVVVLGGVVGRSIVHRIPEAIFRQIVLWLSALAGLRLLW from the coding sequence ATGCCGCACCGTCCGATGAGCCCGGGCGCCTGGGCGGCAGCGGGGGCGGCCGCGCTGCTCATCGGGATGGCGAAGTGCGGACTGCCCGGTCTCGGCATGCTCGCGGTGCCGCTGATGGCGATGGTGATGCCGGCCCGCCAGTCGGTAGGTGCACTGCTGCCGATTCTGCTGGTGGGCGACGCGCTGGGCATCGCGTTTTTCCGGCAGCACGCGAAGTGGGGTTGGATCCTCCGCCTGTCACCATGGGTTACCGCGGGCCTCGTCGCTGGCGCGGTGTGGCTCTCACACCTCGACAACGACCGGTTGCGGCGCCTGCTCGGCATGCTGGTGCTGGGCATGGTCGCGCTCGACATTCTACGGCGCCGCCTGCAGTGGGAGCGGCTGGCACATCACCCCTTGGCGACCGCGGCGGTCGGCGTGTTGGCCGGCACCGCGACAACGCTCGGTAACGCCGCGGGACCGGTGATGAACCTCTACCTCCTGGCGCGGGGACTGCCACGACAGGAGTTCGTCGGCACCGCGGCGTGGTTTTTTCTGCTGGTGAACCTGACCAAGGTGCCGGTGTTCGTCGCCCAGCAGATGTTGACCCGGGATCTCGCGCGCCTGACGGTGCTGATGGCTCCAGTGGTCGTGCTCGGTGGGGTCGTCGGGCGGTCGATCGTCCATCGCATTCCGGAGGCAATATTTCGGCAGATCGTACTGTGGCTGTCTGCGCTCGCCGGTCTGCGGCTGTTGTGGTGA